A DNA window from Iodobacter ciconiae contains the following coding sequences:
- a CDS encoding adenosine deaminase: MTEALHPVDQLILALPKTELHLHIEGTLEPEMMFELAQKNGITLPYANVEEVRAAYSFDNLQSFLDLYYAGASVLVTEEDFYDLTWAYCERAYSDHIVHIEIFFDPQTHTARGIDIGTVIFGITRALQDATDKLGISSRLILCFLRHLSEADGQATLEAALPYLAQIDGVGLDSSELGHPPAKFQKLFKRCRDLGLPAVAHAGEEGPASYITEALDLLGAARIDHGVRCTDDAALVVRLATERIPLTVCPLSNLKLCVVDDLAKHNLRNLLAAGLCAMVNSDDPAYFGGYLNANLLACRAALDLSASEVIQLINHSFEASWLPDADKARWRAEVLRIACIAK; this comes from the coding sequence ATGACCGAAGCCCTACACCCTGTCGATCAACTGATCCTCGCCTTACCTAAAACCGAGCTGCATCTGCATATCGAAGGCACTTTAGAGCCTGAAATGATGTTCGAGCTGGCGCAAAAAAATGGCATTACTCTGCCTTACGCCAATGTTGAAGAAGTTCGTGCTGCGTATTCCTTTGATAATCTGCAATCGTTTTTAGATTTGTACTATGCCGGTGCCAGCGTGCTGGTGACCGAAGAAGATTTCTACGATCTGACCTGGGCCTATTGCGAGCGCGCTTATAGTGACCATATTGTGCATATCGAGATCTTTTTTGATCCGCAAACGCATACCGCGCGCGGTATTGATATTGGCACGGTGATTTTTGGCATTACCCGCGCCCTGCAAGATGCCACTGATAAACTGGGCATTAGCTCCAGGCTGATTCTGTGTTTTTTGCGTCATTTATCCGAAGCCGATGGTCAGGCTACTCTGGAAGCAGCGCTGCCTTACCTCGCGCAAATCGATGGCGTGGGCTTAGATTCCAGCGAGCTGGGCCATCCGCCTGCCAAATTTCAGAAACTATTCAAACGCTGCCGCGATCTGGGCCTGCCTGCCGTGGCCCATGCCGGTGAAGAAGGCCCTGCCTCCTATATCACCGAGGCCCTGGATCTTTTGGGCGCTGCGCGTATTGATCATGGTGTGCGCTGCACCGATGATGCCGCCTTAGTGGTGCGCCTTGCCACCGAGCGTATTCCACTAACGGTTTGCCCGCTCTCCAATTTAAAGCTCTGCGTGGTGGACGATTTAGCCAAACATAATCTGCGTAATTTGTTGGCAGCAGGCCTGTGCGCCATGGTGAATTCGGATGATCCGGCGTATTTTGGTGGCTATCTTAATGCTAATTTACTTGCTTGCCGTGCCGCGCTGGATTTATCTGCCAGCGAGGTCATCCAATTGATTAATCACAGTTTTGAGGCCTCCTGGCTACCGGATGCAGACAAAGCGCGCTGGCGTGCCGAAGTTTTACGTATTGCCTGTATCGCCAAATGA
- a CDS encoding ribonucleotide-diphosphate reductase subunit beta, producing MLNFDDEISSPATEINLDAATAKRVKASDKRVINGTTDVNQLVPFQHKWAWEKYLAQCANHWMPQEVNMQRDIELWKSPNGLTDDERRLVKRNLGFFVTADSLAANNIVLGTYRQITSPECRQFLLRQAFDEAIHTHAYQYIVESLGLDEGEVFNAYNEVASIRDKDEFLIPFINILTDPSFKTGTLETDQQLLRSIIVFACIMEGLFFYVGFVQILALGRQNKMTGAAEQYQYILRDESMHCNFGIDLINTIKMENPQLWTEEFKAEIYGLFKRGVELEYAYAEDTMPRGVLGLNASQFKEYLRFIANRRLQQIGLEPMFPGVTNPFPWMSEMIDLKKEKNFFETRVTEYQTGGALSWD from the coding sequence ATGCTTAACTTTGACGATGAAATCAGCAGCCCGGCTACCGAAATCAATCTGGATGCCGCTACCGCGAAACGCGTAAAAGCCTCAGACAAGCGCGTGATTAATGGCACCACCGACGTGAATCAGCTGGTGCCGTTCCAGCATAAATGGGCATGGGAAAAATACCTGGCGCAGTGTGCAAACCACTGGATGCCGCAAGAAGTAAACATGCAGCGCGATATTGAACTCTGGAAAAGCCCGAACGGCCTGACTGATGACGAGCGCCGTCTGGTTAAACGCAATCTGGGTTTCTTTGTTACCGCTGACAGCCTGGCTGCCAACAACATCGTTTTGGGTACATACCGCCAGATCACTTCGCCAGAATGCCGTCAGTTTTTACTGCGCCAGGCTTTCGACGAAGCCATCCATACCCATGCTTATCAATACATCGTTGAATCTTTGGGTTTGGACGAGGGTGAAGTCTTCAACGCCTACAACGAAGTGGCCTCGATCCGTGATAAAGATGAATTTCTGATTCCTTTTATCAATATCCTGACCGACCCAAGCTTTAAAACCGGCACGCTGGAAACAGATCAGCAATTGCTGCGCTCCATCATCGTGTTCGCCTGCATTATGGAAGGGCTGTTCTTCTATGTGGGCTTTGTGCAAATTCTGGCGCTGGGCCGTCAGAACAAAATGACCGGTGCCGCCGAGCAATACCAATACATCCTGCGCGATGAATCCATGCACTGCAATTTTGGTATTGATCTGATCAACACCATCAAAATGGAAAACCCACAGCTGTGGACCGAAGAATTCAAGGCCGAAATTTATGGCCTATTCAAGCGCGGTGTAGAGCTGGAATACGCCTACGCAGAAGACACCATGCCCCGCGGCGTGCTGGGCCTCAATGCTTCGCAATTCAAAGAATATTTACGTTTTATCGCCAACCGCCGTTTGCAACAAATCGGCCTGGAGCCGATGTTCCCGGGCGTGACTAATCCATTCCCATGGATGAGCGAGATGATTGATTTGAAGAAAGAGAAGAATTTCTTTGAGACTAGGGTTACTGAGTATCAGACTGGTGGGGCTTTGAGCTGGGATTAG
- a CDS encoding phosphatase PAP2 family protein — protein MQLNWFSITRLGEAGLLLPLALALLLGLALMRAHSLCAQFALRLLLATIITLASKIAFFAAGLGISAIDFIGFSGHTLLSTAILPVLSGWVLVNKEGYFSKPGIALGLFIAAIIGWSRLEVNAHSSSEVITGWLLGYMVIHPFWKARIPKPSPLKKLIPLSLTAIIFTLWANPQTALHIPSYTWEQDIAKWLMGQERVYTRHDLHNKPTQ, from the coding sequence ATGCAATTGAACTGGTTTTCTATTACCCGCCTGGGTGAAGCAGGCCTGCTCCTGCCTCTTGCCCTGGCCCTGCTCCTGGGGCTGGCCCTCATGCGTGCCCACTCGCTATGCGCCCAATTTGCCTTACGCCTGCTGCTCGCCACGATCATCACACTTGCCAGCAAAATCGCATTTTTTGCTGCGGGCCTAGGCATCTCTGCCATCGATTTTATAGGCTTTAGCGGCCACACCCTGCTTTCAACCGCCATCCTACCCGTTTTATCCGGCTGGGTGCTGGTCAATAAAGAAGGTTATTTCAGTAAACCCGGCATCGCCCTGGGCCTTTTCATTGCCGCAATTATCGGCTGGTCACGCCTTGAAGTGAACGCACACAGCAGCAGCGAAGTGATCACAGGCTGGCTGCTGGGCTATATGGTGATCCACCCCTTCTGGAAGGCACGCATCCCCAAACCCTCACCACTCAAAAAACTCATCCCGCTATCACTCACCGCCATAATATTCACCCTATGGGCCAACCCCCAAACCGCCCTCCACATCCCCTCATATACATGGGAACAGGATATTGCCAAATGGCTAATGGGGCAGGAGAGGGTTTATACCCGGCATGATCTACACAACAAACCCACTCAATAA
- a CDS encoding extracellular solute-binding protein, producing MKCFFLRSVFGLVCVSASSVAWAAEVLRVLAWPGYADNDWISEFEKRFDARVEVTFIDTDEALWEKVSKNRGENFDVFAANTAEMQRYIDQAIAAPIKSSRIPNTKNQLSRFRGANKISGINRDGYLYAIPFVYSEMGLIYDKNQIKQAPVSMSELWNKKYQGKIVLHEGSNHNFSFTALAIGIKDPFNLNRQEMARSVNRLLELRDQKPFFYNSPEEGTQAFIKNKAALMFANYGLQQLKLLRAVGADVGYIVPKEGALAWLDCWAISMKAKNKSLAENWINFMLDKSVSNELTQRQGLTNTLTPSHLTARDKIIWIQSSEDFSLRSQYWDRIRLGNARGGNNQLKRSGSNVAVQ from the coding sequence ATGAAATGCTTCTTTTTGCGTTCGGTGTTTGGATTGGTGTGTGTTAGTGCCTCATCTGTAGCATGGGCCGCTGAAGTTTTGCGGGTTTTGGCCTGGCCGGGATATGCGGACAACGACTGGATCAGCGAGTTTGAAAAGCGCTTTGATGCACGTGTTGAAGTAACTTTTATCGATACAGATGAAGCTCTGTGGGAAAAGGTAAGTAAAAACAGAGGGGAGAATTTTGATGTTTTTGCTGCCAACACGGCAGAAATGCAGCGTTATATTGATCAGGCGATTGCCGCACCAATTAAATCCTCCCGCATTCCCAATACTAAAAACCAGCTGAGCAGATTCAGAGGTGCAAATAAAATATCCGGTATTAACAGGGATGGTTATTTATATGCTATTCCATTTGTATATTCTGAAATGGGCCTGATTTATGATAAAAACCAGATTAAGCAAGCACCTGTTTCCATGAGTGAATTATGGAATAAAAAATACCAGGGTAAAATTGTTTTACATGAGGGGAGTAATCATAATTTCAGCTTTACCGCACTGGCTATCGGGATTAAAGATCCATTTAATTTAAACCGGCAAGAAATGGCCCGCTCGGTAAACAGATTACTTGAATTACGCGATCAGAAGCCATTTTTTTATAACAGCCCGGAGGAAGGAACTCAGGCTTTTATAAAAAACAAAGCGGCTTTAATGTTTGCAAATTATGGCTTGCAGCAGCTTAAATTGTTACGCGCTGTCGGGGCAGATGTTGGCTATATTGTGCCCAAAGAAGGGGCACTGGCCTGGCTGGATTGCTGGGCAATCAGTATGAAAGCCAAAAATAAATCGCTGGCAGAAAACTGGATTAATTTTATGCTGGATAAATCAGTTAGTAACGAATTAACCCAGCGCCAGGGGTTGACCAATACACTGACTCCATCGCATTTAACTGCACGCGATAAAATTATCTGGATTCAGTCATCGGAAGATTTTTCTTTGCGATCCCAGTATTGGGATCGGATTCGTTTGGGTAATGCCAGAGGCGGTAATAATCAGCTTAAAAGATCAGGATCTAATGTTGCCGTGCAATAG